Proteins encoded by one window of Planktothrix tepida PCC 9214:
- a CDS encoding MBOAT family O-acyltransferase codes for MTFISVLYALFLLILLIFYWILPWKFWRLFILLIASLIFYSTLQIQYIPLLLLWTVFNFGLALTIVEPQEWEIPHISWNRRRSFLLTLGIIINVLILVGFKYLPFIFNIVGTAWNLPVIINTGNWIDQYVMAPLGLSFFCFELIAYLVDVYRGAPASTSLLEFAAYKIFFAKLISGPITRYHHLNNQFRTLKFPVPEQIADGLWLLARGAMKKGLLADNLGILVDLSFSNLQRAGSGDLWLATFAYGLQLYLDFSGYVDLARGTALLLGLSLPINFDAPYFTTSIADFWRRWHITLGDWLRNYLYFPLGGSRVGLFRTCLNLIIVMLIAGIWHGAAWGFVVWGGLHGLALVIHRLTDAIFTKLSITWIWKSLPGVFIAWLITQLMVFTAWIFFRIPNLQDSGWVIHHLWGHTADVQFAHKVYVEALGLERHNLVIVLASIFGLMALTTFLNRGLKLELNWTVKLALVPLSFFAVWLLAPEGGLPYIYFDF; via the coding sequence ATGACATTTATATCTGTTCTCTACGCACTATTTTTATTAATTCTATTAATATTTTATTGGATTCTTCCGTGGAAGTTTTGGCGACTTTTTATCCTATTAATAGCGAGTCTAATTTTTTATAGTACATTACAAATTCAATATATTCCTTTACTGTTGCTATGGACAGTATTTAACTTTGGTTTAGCCTTAACCATTGTAGAACCCCAAGAATGGGAAATTCCTCACATTTCTTGGAATCGTCGTCGCTCTTTCTTGTTAACCCTAGGTATTATCATTAATGTTTTAATTTTAGTTGGGTTTAAATATTTACCCTTTATTTTCAATATTGTAGGAACCGCGTGGAATCTTCCTGTGATTATTAATACAGGGAATTGGATTGATCAATATGTCATGGCGCCTTTAGGGTTAAGTTTTTTCTGCTTTGAACTCATCGCTTATTTAGTTGATGTTTATCGAGGTGCACCCGCATCTACTTCTCTCCTCGAATTTGCCGCTTATAAAATATTTTTTGCTAAACTAATTTCAGGGCCAATCACTCGTTATCATCATCTGAATAATCAATTTAGAACCCTAAAATTTCCGGTTCCTGAACAAATTGCTGATGGGTTATGGTTACTCGCTAGAGGTGCAATGAAGAAAGGACTGTTAGCTGATAATTTAGGGATTTTAGTAGATCTCAGTTTCAGTAATTTACAACGAGCCGGAAGTGGGGATTTGTGGTTAGCAACCTTTGCTTATGGATTACAATTATATCTTGATTTTAGCGGTTATGTTGATTTAGCCAGAGGCACAGCATTACTCTTGGGATTGAGTTTACCTATTAACTTTGATGCACCTTATTTTACCACCAGTATTGCCGATTTTTGGCGACGTTGGCATATAACATTAGGCGATTGGTTACGGAATTATTTATATTTTCCTTTAGGTGGTTCTAGGGTGGGATTATTTCGCACTTGTCTGAATTTAATCATCGTCATGTTAATCGCTGGAATTTGGCATGGTGCGGCTTGGGGATTTGTCGTTTGGGGAGGATTACATGGTTTAGCATTAGTAATTCATCGCCTCACAGACGCAATATTTACGAAATTATCTATAACCTGGATTTGGAAAAGTTTACCTGGTGTTTTTATCGCTTGGTTAATCACTCAATTAATGGTATTTACCGCTTGGATTTTCTTTAGAATTCCCAATTTACAAGATTCTGGGTGGGTTATTCATCATTTATGGGGTCATACGGCTGATGTACAGTTTGCTCATAAAGTTTATGTTGAAGCTTTAGGTTTAGAACGACACAATCTTGTCATTGTATTAGCTTCTATTTTTGGATTAATGGCTTTGACAACGTTCTTAAACCGAGGGTTAAAATTAGAGTTAAATTGGACAGTCAAATTAGCCTTAGTCCCCCTTAGCTTTTTTGCGGTTTGGCTATTAGCACCTGAAGGCGGTTTACCCTATATTTATTTTGATTTTTAA
- a CDS encoding glycosyltransferase 61 family protein, with amino-acid sequence MSENPDSNETFLSSHILGGEDELLNSMASFQEQGNRSLDKQQFLEAVSIYEQCILEFPDIISNYWYLGLSWLLYGDSFQAQTIWFSAFTQFNLDLEAPEISEFINFLKHQAKGYLSSQYPQFAQQIYEAILDWCETDIEIYDNLGQAIALQGDLETAIEVWQRGIELQPNHCSAYLNQAILYQKLEQFEQAIQCYQEVIQRSPDYLSYYQLGLCFTQIKRWEFAIDAFQNSIQLQPNYAPAYSDLGINLIIEGLLESGIDALKQGIQKQPQFYQALIQQIQNQTLFTPNINSRAIQFLNLLSFPSEIPIDLYLYLGKILSNFDPDSALTVLQKAQEIDPHHFEIYLTFGDIFYEHKQDYLEAVQCYLAANLSGSLSGINTIAKPGSRLSLEDRKARYHLKVGQCWLKLEHFSKAITHFKEAIHYHPNLAEAYYGLAQALFNTGEIQEAIYYLKQSLKEDSESALYLGYFGFLLVYNYQTEHGLFYLKKALEKESSMAVLVDSLLNHLFQAGKLNPNLNFSEVQAINPPTQFDELTKDWVKLHALNQLNYQQIYSETVVDLKPPKSLDDSIHFSFRFGQSVQLPSAFVVQLSQGRFWLSSDQTQSAILTSEQHFLGDLSPEFPLLSPGHPEKHPRHHSILSVQKLPPIHQIQGTVSVLAGLSNSVYFHWMLDVLPRIELLRKSNINWDNIDYFIVDNRCHFQQETLELLGITENQQINIHNLHHVQATELIVPSFPGCVAWMPKWTCDFLKQQFLIPDLISNSPNFKRIYISRNSAKSRRILNEDELLTILKLFGVEFVQLESMSVVEQAALFSQAELIIAPHGSGLTNLVFCQPGTKVIELFSPNYVYHCYWWISNLVELDYYYYIGETLPGYYLHRFTYPRNFSEDILIDIQQFLTLLEGV; translated from the coding sequence ATGTCAGAAAATCCAGACTCAAATGAAACCTTCCTTTCTTCCCACATTTTGGGAGGGGAAGATGAGTTATTAAATTCTATGGCGTCCTTCCAAGAACAAGGAAATCGTTCTTTGGACAAACAACAGTTTTTAGAAGCCGTCTCAATTTATGAACAGTGTATTTTAGAGTTTCCTGATATTATTTCTAACTATTGGTATTTAGGATTATCTTGGTTATTATACGGAGATTCATTTCAAGCACAAACGATTTGGTTTTCGGCTTTTACTCAATTTAATTTAGATTTAGAAGCACCTGAAATTAGTGAATTTATTAATTTTTTAAAACATCAAGCAAAGGGTTATTTATCGTCTCAATATCCTCAATTTGCACAACAGATTTATGAGGCTATTTTAGACTGGTGTGAGACAGATATTGAAATTTATGATAATTTAGGTCAAGCCATTGCGCTTCAAGGAGATTTAGAAACAGCAATTGAGGTTTGGCAACGGGGAATTGAATTGCAACCCAATCACTGTTCTGCTTATCTTAATCAAGCCATTCTTTATCAAAAATTAGAACAATTTGAGCAGGCGATTCAATGTTATCAAGAAGTGATTCAGCGTTCCCCAGATTATTTAAGCTATTATCAATTAGGACTGTGTTTTACTCAAATTAAACGCTGGGAATTCGCTATTGATGCGTTTCAAAATTCAATTCAACTTCAACCCAATTATGCACCTGCTTATAGTGATTTAGGAATTAATTTAATTATCGAAGGATTATTAGAATCAGGAATTGATGCCCTCAAGCAAGGGATACAAAAACAGCCTCAATTTTATCAAGCTTTAATTCAACAGATTCAAAATCAAACTCTATTCACCCCTAATATTAATTCACGGGCGATTCAATTTTTAAATTTATTATCTTTTCCCTCAGAAATACCGATAGATTTATATCTTTATTTAGGAAAAATTTTATCAAATTTTGATCCTGATTCAGCCTTAACGGTACTGCAAAAAGCACAAGAAATTGATCCTCATCATTTTGAAATTTATTTAACCTTTGGAGATATATTTTATGAGCATAAACAAGACTATTTAGAAGCTGTTCAGTGTTATTTGGCTGCAAATTTATCAGGTTCTCTATCCGGTATCAATACAATTGCAAAACCGGGGAGTAGACTTTCTTTGGAGGATAGAAAAGCCAGGTATCACTTAAAAGTCGGACAATGTTGGTTAAAATTAGAACACTTTTCAAAAGCCATCACCCATTTTAAAGAAGCAATTCATTATCATCCTAATCTAGCTGAAGCTTATTATGGTTTAGCTCAAGCTTTATTTAATACCGGAGAAATTCAAGAAGCAATTTACTATTTAAAACAGAGTTTAAAAGAAGATTCAGAATCTGCTTTATATTTAGGATATTTTGGGTTTTTATTGGTTTATAATTATCAAACAGAACACGGGTTGTTTTATTTAAAAAAAGCTTTAGAAAAAGAATCCTCAATGGCAGTTTTAGTTGATAGTTTACTGAACCATTTATTTCAAGCTGGAAAACTGAACCCTAATCTTAATTTTTCCGAAGTTCAAGCTATTAACCCACCAACTCAGTTTGATGAATTAACCAAAGATTGGGTAAAGCTTCATGCTTTAAATCAACTTAATTATCAACAAATTTATTCTGAAACGGTTGTCGATTTAAAACCGCCTAAATCCCTGGATGATTCTATTCATTTTAGTTTTAGATTTGGTCAAAGCGTTCAACTTCCGTCTGCTTTTGTGGTTCAATTATCACAAGGAAGGTTTTGGTTAAGTTCTGATCAAACCCAATCGGCAATTTTGACCAGTGAACAGCATTTTTTAGGCGATCTTTCCCCTGAATTTCCTTTATTGAGTCCAGGTCATCCTGAAAAACATCCTAGACATCACTCCATTTTATCTGTTCAGAAATTACCTCCTATTCATCAGATTCAAGGAACTGTTTCGGTTTTAGCAGGACTTTCAAATTCTGTTTATTTTCACTGGATGTTAGATGTGTTACCGCGAATTGAATTATTGAGAAAAAGCAATATTAATTGGGATAATATTGATTATTTTATTGTAGATAATCGTTGTCATTTTCAGCAGGAAACTTTAGAGTTATTAGGAATTACTGAAAATCAACAAATCAATATTCATAACCTTCATCATGTTCAAGCCACAGAGTTAATTGTCCCTTCTTTTCCCGGTTGTGTCGCTTGGATGCCAAAATGGACGTGCGATTTCTTAAAACAACAATTTTTGATTCCAGATTTGATTTCAAATTCACCTAATTTTAAGCGAATTTATATTAGTCGGAATTCGGCTAAAAGCCGTCGAATTTTGAATGAGGATGAGTTATTAACTATTTTAAAACTCTTCGGAGTTGAATTTGTTCAATTAGAATCAATGTCCGTTGTTGAACAAGCCGCTTTATTTTCCCAAGCTGAACTGATTATTGCGCCTCATGGGAGTGGTTTAACGAATTTAGTATTTTGTCAACCGGGAACGAAAGTGATTGAATTATTTTCGCCGAATTATGTTTATCATTGCTATTGGTGGATTAGTAATTTAGTAGAATTAGATTACTATTATTATATTGGCGAAACTCTTCCTGGATACTATCTGCATCGTTTCACCTATCCTCGAAATTTTTCTGAAGATATTTTAATTGATATTCAGCAATTTTTGACTTTGCTTGAAGGAGTATAA
- a CDS encoding zinc-dependent metalloprotease has product MTKFRKAKRFVLLSLMSFLIITVGLSQVNAQEVSLSDFKDYLVAQQVTQQPFEQVIQGSEKLEGLFTIYHNKESGKVYLELKPEQLNQNFLSFATLESGIGEEGIVSGTNLRDLLFQFRSVENKIQVVVPNINFRTEENDPQTRSINRSFSESVLQTLPILGIHPERKTILIEISDLLNSQSDLPGLMIEFSEFLNNKYAIDPSKSYISQIQTFPENVEIESVFGFSLGQYGEARSIPSLPDNRTFNLKVRYSLLAVPVNNDYRPRLADERVGYFTTTYKDLSGRTDRSSIVRYINRWNLQKQDPNAALSPPIKPIKFWIENTVPLEYREGIREGILFWNKAFEQAGFLNAIQVEQMPDNAPWNPADVRYNTIRWSTSFKSSFNGYGPSHTNPFTGEILDADIIIESSALRSLQEGAGVFLDSNSAMSSEGDDNNNSSLTTVNQPCPIGLYAYSQMKKSQAEKSNIAEEFCFRSAFNEQLMIGTTALSLLENIMPNSPKMEAYIQQYLRLLISHEIGHTLGLRHNFQGSTLLSPEELNNPEITQTKGLVSSVMDYLPVNLAPQGTPQGDYFPTQIGPYDQWAIEYGYKPIASTTPEGEWQALQDIAKRATQPELAYATDEDFWGVFLDPATNTRDLSNDMLKYSQWQLDNSVEMWKRLESYTPRDGEGYDKMRKMFDTIFDYYSSQAINLTLYIGGQSFNRTRAGEGDHRLPFEPISIKKQRDALKLLQTYVFTDKIFKFSPNLLNQLAPARWSDWANPDQNSYLDYPITRRISWFQRYILHELFASTRLFRLRDLELKTTANNALTLPELFETVQNGIWSEISVNNGTIEISSIRRSLQREHLEILSEMVLRKITVPEDAETLAWYELQQLNQQLETTLKRQKDKMNAYTLAHLEQTHDRIQKILEAEVQSN; this is encoded by the coding sequence ATGACAAAATTTAGAAAGGCAAAACGCTTTGTTTTGTTGAGCTTGATGTCATTTTTAATCATAACAGTAGGATTATCTCAAGTTAATGCTCAAGAGGTTTCTCTCTCGGATTTCAAAGACTATTTAGTAGCTCAACAAGTGACTCAACAACCCTTTGAGCAAGTGATTCAAGGAAGTGAAAAATTAGAAGGGTTATTTACAATTTATCATAATAAAGAATCGGGTAAAGTTTATCTGGAATTAAAACCTGAACAGTTGAATCAAAATTTTCTATCGTTTGCTACCTTAGAATCGGGTATTGGAGAAGAAGGAATTGTAAGTGGAACGAATCTTAGGGATCTCCTATTTCAATTCCGGTCTGTAGAGAATAAAATTCAAGTGGTTGTTCCTAATATTAATTTTCGCACTGAAGAAAATGATCCCCAAACTCGTTCAATTAATCGTTCCTTTAGTGAATCTGTTTTACAAACTCTACCTATTTTAGGTATTCATCCTGAACGGAAAACAATATTAATAGAAATTAGTGATTTATTGAATAGTCAAAGTGATTTACCCGGATTGATGATTGAATTTTCGGAATTTTTAAACAATAAGTATGCAATTGATCCCAGTAAGTCTTATATTTCTCAAATTCAAACCTTTCCTGAAAATGTTGAAATTGAATCTGTGTTTGGATTTTCTTTAGGACAATATGGGGAGGCTAGATCAATTCCGTCCTTACCCGATAATCGCACCTTTAACTTAAAAGTTCGCTATAGTTTGTTAGCTGTTCCTGTTAATAATGATTATCGTCCTCGGTTAGCCGATGAACGAGTCGGATATTTTACCACAACCTATAAAGATTTATCGGGACGCACAGATAGATCGTCGATTGTTCGTTATATTAATCGCTGGAATTTACAAAAACAAGACCCCAATGCTGCTCTTTCTCCTCCGATTAAACCGATTAAATTTTGGATAGAAAACACCGTTCCTTTAGAATATCGAGAAGGAATTCGAGAGGGAATTTTATTCTGGAATAAAGCCTTTGAACAAGCTGGATTTTTGAATGCGATTCAAGTGGAACAAATGCCCGACAATGCTCCCTGGAATCCCGCAGATGTACGTTATAATACAATTCGTTGGTCTACCTCCTTTAAATCTTCCTTTAATGGTTATGGCCCCTCCCATACTAACCCGTTTACCGGGGAGATTTTAGATGCAGATATTATTATCGAAAGCAGTGCTCTAAGAAGTTTACAAGAGGGGGCTGGAGTCTTTTTAGATTCAAATTCTGCAATGAGTTCTGAAGGAGACGACAATAATAATTCATCATTAACTACCGTTAATCAACCTTGCCCAATAGGATTATATGCCTATTCCCAGATGAAAAAATCCCAAGCTGAAAAGAGTAATATTGCCGAAGAATTTTGTTTTCGCAGTGCTTTCAATGAACAATTAATGATTGGTACAACAGCTTTATCGCTATTAGAAAATATTATGCCCAATAGCCCCAAAATGGAAGCCTATATTCAGCAATATTTACGTCTTTTAATCTCCCATGAAATCGGGCATACGTTGGGATTAAGACATAATTTTCAAGGCAGTACCCTTCTATCTCCAGAGGAATTAAATAATCCTGAAATTACTCAAACGAAAGGATTAGTTAGTTCCGTTATGGATTATCTTCCGGTGAATTTAGCTCCCCAAGGAACACCACAGGGAGATTATTTTCCCACCCAAATAGGGCCTTATGATCAATGGGCAATTGAATATGGTTATAAGCCTATTGCTAGTACAACCCCTGAAGGAGAATGGCAAGCATTACAAGACATTGCTAAACGAGCAACTCAACCAGAATTAGCTTATGCAACCGATGAAGATTTCTGGGGAGTTTTTCTTGACCCCGCTACAAATACCAGAGATTTAAGTAATGATATGTTGAAGTATTCTCAATGGCAATTAGATAATTCTGTTGAGATGTGGAAACGGTTAGAAAGCTATACCCCTCGTGATGGAGAAGGCTATGATAAAATGCGGAAAATGTTCGATACAATTTTTGATTATTATTCTAGTCAAGCGATTAATTTAACCCTTTATATTGGCGGACAATCCTTTAATCGAACCAGAGCAGGAGAAGGAGATCATCGTTTACCTTTTGAACCTATTTCAATTAAAAAACAACGGGATGCTTTAAAACTTTTGCAAACCTATGTTTTTACCGATAAAATCTTTAAGTTTTCTCCCAATCTCTTAAATCAGTTAGCACCTGCTCGTTGGTCAGATTGGGCAAATCCTGATCAAAATAGTTATTTGGATTATCCCATTACTCGCCGAATTAGTTGGTTTCAGCGTTATATTTTACACGAATTGTTTGCTTCAACTCGGTTATTTCGGCTCCGGGATTTAGAATTAAAAACAACAGCCAATAATGCGTTAACTTTACCCGAATTATTTGAAACGGTTCAAAATGGAATTTGGTCAGAAATTTCAGTGAATAATGGCACTATTGAGATTTCCAGTATTCGGCGTTCTTTACAACGGGAGCATCTGGAAATTTTGAGCGAGATGGTGTTACGAAAAATTACCGTTCCTGAAGATGCAGAAACCTTAGCTTGGTATGAACTTCAACAGTTAAATCAACAGTTAGAAACAACATTAAAGCGACAAAAGGATAAGATGAATGCTTATACCTTAGCGCATTTAGAACAAACTCATGATCGGATTCAAAAAATATTAGAGGCTGAAGTACAATCAAATTAA